GTCCTCACCGACTTCGACGCCTACCCGGCGTGGAACGACTACAGCCGGATCGAGGGCGTCGCCGCCGAGGGCGAACGACTCGCCGTCTCCCCCGGTCCCGCGGCGGGGTCGGCGCCGACGTTCCGACCGCGCGTGCTGCGAGCCGACGGCGCCGAACTGCGTTGGCTCGGCCACCTGTGGGTCCGCGGCCTGTTCGACGGTGAACACCGCTTCCGGGTCGAAGCCGTCGCCGACGACCGCTCCCGACTCGTTCAGGACGAGCGCTTCCGGGGTCTCCTCGCGGGGCTGTTGTTCCGGCGCTACGGCGACGACTGGCGCGCGAACTTCGCGGCGGTCAACGAGGCGCTGCGGACGCGCGCGGAGGCGCTCGTCGCGGCCGACTCCCCGGCCGAGCACGACGCGGCGGCGTAGCCGACTCGGTCGTCGCGCCCCCGAC
The DNA window shown above is from Halobaculum marinum and carries:
- a CDS encoding SRPBCC domain-containing protein — translated: MNTITVTTDIDAPAEVVYEVLTDFDAYPAWNDYSRIEGVAAEGERLAVSPGPAAGSAPTFRPRVLRADGAELRWLGHLWVRGLFDGEHRFRVEAVADDRSRLVQDERFRGLLAGLLFRRYGDDWRANFAAVNEALRTRAEALVAADSPAEHDAAA